The proteins below come from a single Podarcis muralis chromosome 8, rPodMur119.hap1.1, whole genome shotgun sequence genomic window:
- the HSBP1L1 gene encoding heat shock factor-binding protein 1-like protein 1 isoform X1: MADNDPQSARELSQFAENLLQQLQENFEALTDKLLLRTDEMGERIDDLEKHVTGLMAQAGIENTSEELMH; encoded by the exons atgGCGGACAACGACCCTCAGAGCGCCAGGGAGCTCTCTCAGTTC GCAGAAAATCTACTACAACAGTTACAGGAAAACTTTGAAGCACTGACGGACAAATTACTTCTAAGAA CAGATGAAATGGGCGAGCGCATAGATGATTTAGAGAAGCATGTTACTGGACTAATGGCACAAGCTGGGATAGAAAACACCAGCGAAGAACTAATG CATTGA
- the TXNL4A gene encoding thioredoxin-like protein 4A isoform X2: MKFYIVLLRRNSRLKRVILPHLLAYKSCSDITAVQRVKNFAVIYLVDITEVPDFNKMYELYDPCTVMFFFRNKHIMIDLGTGNNNKINWAMEDKQEMIDIIETVYRGARKGRGLVVSPKDYSTKYRY, from the exons AAATAGCAGATTAAAGAGGGTGATCCTTCCTCATCTTCTTGCTTACAAGTCCTGTTCGGATATCACTGCTGTACAAAGA GTGAAAAATTTTGCTGTTATTTATCTTGTGGATATCACCGAAGTGCCAGACTTCAACAAGATGTATGAACTGTACGATCCCTGTACAGTCATGTTTTTCTTCAG AAACAAGCATATAATGATTGATTTAGGCactggtaacaacaacaaaattaactgGGCAATGGAGGACAAACAAGAGATGATTGACATCATAGAAACAGTTTATAGAGGAGCACGTAAAGGTAGAGGTCTTGTTGTATCACCCAAGGACTACTCAACCAAATACAGATATTGA
- the HSBP1L1 gene encoding heat shock factor-binding protein 1-like protein 1 isoform X2 → MWSPKIFHCMKAENLLQQLQENFEALTDKLLLRTDEMGERIDDLEKHVTGLMAQAGIENTSEELMH, encoded by the exons ATGTGGAGCCCTAAAATATTCCATTGTATGAAG GCAGAAAATCTACTACAACAGTTACAGGAAAACTTTGAAGCACTGACGGACAAATTACTTCTAAGAA CAGATGAAATGGGCGAGCGCATAGATGATTTAGAGAAGCATGTTACTGGACTAATGGCACAAGCTGGGATAGAAAACACCAGCGAAGAACTAATG CATTGA